The Silene latifolia isolate original U9 population unplaced genomic scaffold, ASM4854445v1 scaffold_159, whole genome shotgun sequence genome window below encodes:
- the LOC141637963 gene encoding uncharacterized protein LOC141637963 isoform X2, protein MGGDARKTVDGENSGLKRKSGAGKPDSSVSGDSSGFRRSTRSQSNSSPGSIRKSQKPEITSPLRRSARENMYRSPSSGKGPESSNKRGTKKANGTSKEIAGEVRVNEKIGDKRKKRLDARQFRAMFELKNAASSESKKRKVENCSSNADSRVGDPSEGISEKDEDCAMKSDADCGLGNPDKGLPENIDDAEKGIEEPEEEPKECSGGQNKEGCVMNTNGKSGREINLDKGLPDNCNEDGDKSIKKPHEESQECSDGEDKEKDTLTEINGGTKGFDLKKKKPCDLEDGEGQLASGGTNLLFPSTSEFLADRNRVNVVVGEVDSCEVEKISNQEIPSCSGRPLDNGNGSVSIQKTLAIEENGAGGEGMEMGSLTGDGSKCSKGTRRCCGKACRKSFHWTHEENAHIPIWYCSECTKKKLSFGVHSVSEGIESIFDAREVELSNSEGSLKEKQYFIKYKGLAHVHNCWIPETQLLNEAPELFVKLNEQDKSWNPEWAVPHRLLLRRSMIADKENADFASESCYEWLVKWRDLDYDQATWEFEDSEFFKKPETQQLLKEYETRLNGDRCSFQQLLKEYETRPNEFRNSSMSGDNKIQERRKNLHVKNGRLSDSLRLESVNKLREFHQKRHNVILLDEQDRAMKIIYFISSILSSVRQPFLIIAPRESLSFWEAEFLRFTSSINVVVYGGNTVSRKIIRNLEFFREGGVLMLQVLLSSFEAISEDLEEIKRMDWEAVIIDDSQEHCILGNSGCIKTLVTNWRLLLFNAQLKDTIAEYINILSLLEPVGSSNQDQGLIDASKTDINLLKERIYPFIISPKFQEYWVPVEISNVQLEQYCSIILSNSSELCSCSKSDPIGSLHNILISTQKCCDHPYLVNPSLRKIFLPEQPPQDAALDMGVKTSGKLLLLDKLLSEFRNEGLKVVILFQPIGGFGKDNLDIILDDFLTWRFGDDSYEHVAFGGQPSTKKAALNKFNRERNRSFLLLERRACHPSIKLSLVDSVIILNSDWNPLNDLRALQKITIDSKLKPINVFRFYCSCTVEEKALIIAKNDTIPENTHQINPSTKRMLLMWGYSYLFSRLDEFHRDKVLDYKDNIAFGASLVRDVCEEIVCVVQNQGNINRNKYISLARQDGRCYFTSIPLLGELKTQSDEGVSSHTFWVKLWEGKQPQWKYLSRSSERSRKRVHYSDELSLPPNVPTDEPAKKRKDSSPRRVGQNPEKIKDRNKEHHGNPDIRELDNRRDLHEQRGLFDILKPNILRLCETLMVKDEVKSLAENFLEFVLNNHQVTREPETILQAFQISLCWIAAEVLENIVDHKRSLDIVRETMNFKCVEQETDSVYSKMKQLMKIFLSRNLKILKSSANPTSALDDSTRVLNENCVDISIDYMDKTTALDESSFVNKQIPSQLQMKNNESDSLENADKLKKKCEKKIKKMKEKQNEELVNFEKVWERKRVELEDSYKLESAVVRYSHANSTALVDKLKILDIDYAVKIKDLESKVSNLRSEIEARHQEEIDGEEKKIAQLLKLVKPLVQDELLENPQSVNSIQLQKAEAVVPDKASNSNLPIAENLPEDRNSGGEASGTHHAATPPYSVQNNLSMENQRSSPAGEVAEVADQIDAVLVDIPVIPERDRSNDVSTSESTEQLRSSVMNRQSVDETSCQVEGVEVRVCPLTEICDTSPGGETSLLYPANPVPSNLHNDEGGSNVPAAEVPMSAGYGQTRVASSGQLNNQPIEVIMSAQNSCTQMQQNIPQLVAARAADANIGQGPTYVSVTRGASMARASHSNLAPVVTPTISLVSPSYHLSDPLQNEYDRIRKEIGDIVNAHDEMKSQLRSECDKEIKEVVAQIRKKYDVKLKEAESSHSLKKNELEMNQNMVMMNKLLADALRSNYSDSKAAPQGGSQKGMSSRSIDPLVQIQTTTRPLSAASSSVASDGTPAPVRNVHLSPMLPSSVPSRSALIESSSARHDIPAALHHLQHLSAPLVTVPSNIQSSSVLPLQPSNNPASSESPAFNLTLSAEFMDMARQNEANIRRLAGNLPLVPDNIQNQESLVSLFVTAADVQQLAGEVVCLSDDD, encoded by the exons ATGGGGGGTGATGCTCGTAAAACTGTGGATGGTGAAAATAGCGGTTTAAAGAGGAAGTCTGGTGCTGGAAAACCCGATTCCTCGGTTAGCGGCGATTCTTCCGGGTTTAGGAGGTCCACTAGGAGCCAGAGCAATTCTAGTCCCGGTAGTATTAGGAAGTCTCAGAAGCCTGAGATTACTAGTCCGTTAAGGAGGTCTGCCAGGGAGAATATGTATCGTTCCCCTAGCTCCGGGAAGGGTCCAGAGTCGAGTAATAAGCGGGGGACCAAGAAAGCGAATGGGACTTCGAAAGAGATTGCTGGGGAAGTTCGAGTGAACGAGAAAATTGGTGATAAGAGGAAGAAAAGGCTGGATGCTCGACAATTTAGGGCAATGTTTGAGCTCAAGAATGCTGCATCATCAG AATCGAAGAAGAGAAAGGTGGAAAATTGTTCTAGCAATGCAGATAGCAGAGTAGGAGACCCTAGTGAGGGGATATCAGAAAAGGATGAGGATTGTGCGATGAAGAGTGATGCAGATTGTGGTCTTGGTAATCCTGACAAAGGGCTACCAGAAAATATTGATGACGCAGAGAAGGGTATTGAGGAACCAGAAGAAGAGCCAAAAGAGTGCAGTGGCGGACAGAATAAAGAGGGTTGTGTGATGAATACTAACGGAAAGAGTGGTCGTGAGATTAATCTCGACAAAGGGCTACCAGATAATTGCAATGAAGATGGAGATAAGAGTATCAAGAAACCTCACGAAGAGTCACAAGAGTGTAGTGATGGAGAGGATAAGGAGAAGGATACTTTAACGGAGATTAATGGTGGTACAAAGGGTTttgatttgaagaaaaaaaaacctTGTGACCTTGAAGATGGAGAAGGCCAGCTAGCATCTGGAGGCACTAACCTTTTGTTTCCATCTACTTCAGAATTTCTGGCTGATAGGAACAGAGTGAATGTTGTAGTTGGGGAAGTGGATAGCTGCGAGGTGGAAAAAATTTCTAACCAAGAAATACCATCTTGTTCAGGCAGGCCTTTGGACAATGGTAATGGTTCAGTAAGTATCCAAAAAACATTAGCAATTGAAGAAAATGGCGCTGGTGGTGAAGGTATGGAAATGGGCTCTTTGACTGGAGACGGGTCTAAATGTTCGAAAGGCACAAG GCGATGTTGTGGAAAAGCATGCCGAAAAAGTTTTCATTGGACTCATGAAGAAAATGCACATATTCCCATCTGGTACTGTTCTGAATGCACGAAGAAAAAGCTATCCTTTGGTGTCCACTCCGTGTCAGAGGGAATAGAATCAATTTTTGATGCGAGGGAAGTGGAACTTTCAAATTCGGAAG GATCACTTAAGGAGAAACAATATTTCATCAAATACAAAGGTCTAGCTCATGTTCATAATTGCTGGATACCGGAAACGCAGTTACTTAATGAAGCTCCTGAACTTTTTGTAAAGCTTAATGAACAG GACAAATCGTGGAATCCAGAGTGGGCAGTTCCTCACCGCCTGCTATTGAGAAGATCAATGATTGCTGACAAAGAGAATGCTGACTTTGCATCAGAAAGTTGTTATGAGTGGCTTGTGAAATGGCGGGATCTTGATTATGATCAAGCTACATGGGAGTTCGAGGATTCTGAATTTTTCAAGAAACCTGAAACCCAGCAACTCTTGAAAGAATATGAAACACGCCTTAATGGGGATAGATGTTCGTTCCAGCAGCTCTTGAAAGAATATGAAACACGTCCCAATGAGTTTAGGAATTCAAGTATGTCAGGAGACAATAAG ATCCAAGAAAGAAGAAAGAATTTACATGTCAAAAATGGAAGACTTTCAGATAGCCTTCGACTTGAAAGTGTCAATAAGCTCCGCGAGTTTCACCAAAAGCGCCATAATGTTATATTACTTGACGAACAG GATAGAGCGATGAAAATAATCTACTTCATTTCTTCCATTTTGAGTAGTGTCCGTCAACCTTTTCTCATTATTGCTCCACGTGAATCTCTCTCTTTCTGGGAAGCTGAGTTTTTACGTTTCACATCATCCATCAATGTTGTGGTTTATGGTGGAAATACAGTTTCTCGTAAAATAATTAGAAATCTGGAGTTCTTTCGAGAAGGTGGTGTATTGATGCTCCAAGTGCTGTTATCTAGTTTTGAAGCTATTTCTGAG GACTTGGAGGAGATCAAGAGGATGGACTGGGAAGCTGTTATAATTGATGATTCCCAGGAACACTGTATTTTGGGGAATTCTGGCTGTATCAAGACCTTGGTCACTAATTGGAGATTGCTTCTGTTTAATGCACAGCTAAAG GATACAATTGCTGAGTACATCAACATCTTGTCTTTGCTCGAGCCTGTTGGTAGTTCCAATCAGGATCAAGGACTGATAGATGCTTCAAAAACAGATATAAATCTCTTAAAAGAGAGGATATACCCCTTTATTATTTCTCCAAAATTTCAGGAGTACTGGGTCCCAGTGGAAATTTCTAATGTCCAGCTGGAGCAATATTGTTCTATTATTCTGTCAAATTCATCTGAACTTTGCTCATGCTCCAAGAGTGATCCTATTGGCTCCCTCCATAATATTCTGATTTCCACACAGAAG TGCTGTGATCACCCGTACCTTGTGAATCCCTCGCTGCGAAAAATTTTTCTTCCTGAACAACCTCCTCAGGATGCTGCCCTCGACATGGGAGTTAAAACAAGTGGCAAGCTTCTGCTTCTTGATAAACTTCTGTCAGAATTCAGGAATGAAGGATTGAAAGTGGTTATCCTCTTTCAG CCAATTGGTGGTTTCGGAAAGGATAATTTAGACATCATTCTGGACGATTTCCTTACATGGCGGTTTGGTGACGATTCGTATGAGCATGTTGCTTTTGGAGGTCAACCTTCGACAAAAAAGGCTGCTTTGAACAAATTCAACAGGGAGAGAAATAGATCCTTTCTTTTACTGGAGAGACGAGCTTGTCATCCTTCCATCAAGCTGTCATTAGTTGATTCAGTTATCATATTGAATAGTGACTGGAATCCCCTTAATGATCTAAGGGCTTTGCAAAAGATCACGATTGATTCAAAGTTAAAACCAATCAATGTCTTCCGTTTCTACTGTTCTTGTACTGTCGAAGAGAAAGCCCTTATAATTGCAAAGAATGATACCATACCTGAAAACACTCATCAAATCAATCCAAGTACTAAGCGAATGCTTCTCATGTGGGGCTATTCATATTTATTTTCCAGGTTAGATGAATTTCACCGTGATAAGGTTCTTGACTACAAAGATAATATTGCTTTTGGAGCTTCACTCGTGAGGGACGTATGCGAAGAGATTGTTTGTGTTGTTCAAAATCAGGGAAACATTAATCGAAATAAGTATATCTCTTTGGCTCGACAAGATGGCAGATGCTATTTCACTTCTATTCCCCTGTTAGGGGAGCTGAAAACACAGTCGGACGAGGGAGTTTCATCACACACTTTCTGGGTGAAACTTTGGGAGGGTAAGCAGCCTCAGTGGAAGTATCTTTCTAGGTCATCTGAGAGAAGTAGGAAGCGGGTTCACTATTCTGATGAGTTATCTCTGCCACCGAATGTTCCAACTGATGAACCAGCAAAGAAGCGCAAAGATTCTTCTCCTCGACGAGTAGGACAAAATCCTGAGAAAATAAAAGATAGAAATAAGGAACATCATG GGAATCCTGATATAAGGGAGCTAGATAATAGAAGAGATTTGCATGAGCAGAGGGGTCTTTTTGACATTCTGAAGCCCAATATATTAAGACTTTGTGAAACTCTGATGGTTAAG GATGAAGTGAAAAGTTTGGCTGAAAATTTTCTGGAATTCGTATTGAACAATCATCAAGTCACACGGGAGCCTGAGACTATCTTACAAGCTTTCCAGATTTCACTG TGTTGGATTGCAGCAGAGGTGCTGGAGAATATAGTTGATCATAAGAGATCACTTGACATTGTAAGAGAGACGATGAATTTCAAGTGCGTAGAGCAGGAGACTGACTCCGTATATTCAAAGATGAAACAACTTATGAAAATATTTTTGTCTCGCAATCTTAAGATTTTGAAGTCGTCCGCTAATCCTACTTCAGCTTTAGATGATAGTACAAGGGTTTTAAATGAAAATTGTGTAGACATATCCATTGACTACATGGACAAGACCACTGCACTTGATGAAAGTTCCTTTGTAAACAAACAAATTCCTTCCCAGTTGCAGATGAAAAATAATGAATCAGATAGCCTGGAAAATGCTGACAAGCTAAAGAAAAAATGTGAAAAGAAGATCAAAAAAATGAAGGAGAAGCAAAATGAGGAACTTGTAAATTTTGAAAAGGTTTGGGAAAGGAAGAGGGTTGAGCTTGAAGACTCTTACAAGTTGGAATCAGCTGTTGTTCGTTATTCACACGCTAATTCTACTGCCCTTGTTGACAAGTTGAAAATCCTAGATATTGATTACGCTGTGAAAATAAAAGATCTGGAAAGTAAAGTTTCCAACCTTCGTTCAGAAATTGAAGCTAGGCATCAGGAAGAAATAGATGGTGAAGAAAAAAAGATAGCACAGTTGTTGAAACTTGTGAAACCTTTGGTACAGGATGAGCTGTTGGAGAATCCCCAATCTGTAAACAGTATCCAATTGCAAAAGGCAGAAGCCGTAGTGCCTGACAAGGCTTCAAATAGCAATCTACCCATTGCTGAAAATCTGCCGGAGGACCGAAATTCTGGCGGAGAAGCATCTGGCACCCATCATGCTGCTACTCCCCCTTATAGTGTACAGAATAATTTGAGCATGGAAAATCAGCGTTCTTCTCCTGCTGGAGAAGTGGCAGAAGTTGCTGACCAAATTGATGCTGTTTTAGTGGATATACCAGTTATCCCAGAAAGGGACAGGAGTAATGACGTCAGCACTTCAGAGTCAACAGAGCAATTAAGGTCTTCAGTTATGAATCGGCAATCTGTAGATGAAACTTCATGCCAG GTCGAAGGAGTTGAAGTGAGAGTTTGTCCTCTAACTGAAATTTGTGATACTTCTCCTGGAGGGGAAACGTCATTGCTGTATCCAGCTAACCCTGTCCCTTCTAATCTTCACAATGATGAAGGGGGAAGTAATGTACCTGCTGCTGAGGTTCCAATGTCTGCTGGCTATGGTCAAACCAGAGTTGCCTCCAGTGGTCAACTAAATAATCAGCCAATTGAAGTTATAATGTCAGCTCAAAATTCTTGTACTCAAATGCAACAAAATATACCACAGTTGGTAGCTGCTCGTGCTGCTGATGCAAACATCGGGCAAGGTCCGACATATGTATCTGTGACAAGAGGAGCTTCGATGGCACGTGCCAGCCATTCAAACCTAGCACCAGTGGTTACTCCTACTATTTCCCTGGTTTCACCATCTTATCATCTTTCAGATCCTCTTCAGAATGAATATGATAGAATAAGGAAGGAGATCGGGGATATCGTAAATGCTCATgatgaaatg AAATCACAGCTAAGATCTGAATGTGACaaagaaataaaagaggttgTGGCCCAAATTCGAAAAAAGTATGATGTCAAGCTTAAGGAAGCTGAGTCATCACATTCACTAAAGAAGAATGAACTGGAGATGAATCAGAATATGGTTATGATGAATAAACTCCTCGCAGATGCTTTGAGGTCTAATTACTCGGACTCCAAGGCAGCGCCGCAAGGAGGGTCACAAAAAG GTATGTCATCTAGATCTATAGACCCTCTTGTTCAAATACAGACTACTACTAGACCGCTCTCTGCTGCCAGTTCATCTGTGGCCTCTGACGGTACCCCAGCTCCCGTACGGAATGTTCATCTCTCTCCAATGCTTCCGTCGAGTGTACCATCCAGATCAGCTCTCATCGAATCTTCGTCGGCTAGGCACGATATACCTGCAGCACTCCATCATCTGCAACATTTGTCAGCCCCACTTGTCACGGTACCCAGCAATATCCAATCTTCTAGCGTACTGCCTCTACAACCCTCTAACAACCCGGCATCATCTGAATCACCGGCCTTTAATCTAACACTGAGTGCAGAGTTCATGGATATGGCGAGACAAAATGAAGCCAATATTCGTCGGCTTGCTGGTAATTTACCACTTGTGCCCGATAATATCCAAAATCAGGAATCCTTGGTGTCCTTGTTTGTGACAGCAGCTGATGTGCAGCAGCTTGCTGGTGAAGTAGTCTGTTTATCAGATGATGACTAG